The proteins below come from a single Papaver somniferum cultivar HN1 chromosome 11, ASM357369v1, whole genome shotgun sequence genomic window:
- the LOC113323791 gene encoding myb-related protein 2-like: MYHQHEYHHNHHGIDNLPSSRILVPQERHMLMHGGNGRVDTGLVLSTDAKPRLKWTPELHERFIDAVGQLGGADKATPKTVMKLMGIPGLTLYHLKSHLQKYRLSKNVHGQTNSGTNKNGFKEVLEGDRMSEISVAIMSNNNTLGPQANKSLQINEALQMQIEVQRRLHEQLEVQRHLQLRIEAQGKYLQSVLEKAQETLGKQNVGPGGLEATKVQLSELVSKVSTGCLNSAFCELKELPGQCNKQTQKFQPADGSVDSCLTSCEGSQKDPEMQNIVMGLRPYNGTTQLSGSKENLERSEFERTEPILWSDQLETKTLCSPVRNDTGRSIFPIPRSSTDVSLSIGVQGNIRISSGISEAEENLKKPKGFTMPYLSSKLDLNSLQENEASNCRRIDLNGFSLS; encoded by the exons ATGTATCATCAGCATGAATATCACCACAATCATCATGGAATAGATAACTTACCTTCATCAAGGATATTGGTTCCTCAAGAAAGGCATATGCTAATGCATGGTGGAAATGGCCGGGTAGATACAGGACTGGTTCTATCAACTGATGCTAAGCCGCGATTGAAATGGACACCAGAGCTTCACGAACGCTTCATTGACGCAGTCGGTCAGCTCGGCGGTGCAGATA AAGCTACACCAAAGACAGTTATGAAGCTGATGGGAATACCAGGACTTACTCTGTACCACTTAAAAAGCCATCTTCAG AAATACAGGCTCAGTAAGAATGTACATGGACAAACTAATTCTGGGACAAACAAAAATG GTTTTAAAGAAGTGTTGGAAGGAGATAGAATGTCTGAAATTAGTGTAGCAATTATGAGCAATAATAATACCCTTGGGCCTCAAGCAAATAA AAGTTTGCAGATAAATGAAGCACTACAGATGCAGATTGAAGTACAGAGAAGATTACATGAACAGCTTGAG GTGCAGCGACACTTACAACTCCGCATAGAGGCTCAGGGTAAATACCTACAGTCGGTGCTGGAGAAAGCACAAGAGACACTGGGAAAACAGAATGTGGGTCCCGGTGGACTCGAGGCCACCAAAGTACAACTCTCTGAATTAGTCTCGAAAGTCTCAACAGGATGTCTAAATTCTGCGTTTTGTGAGTTGAAAGAACTACCAGGTCAATGCAACAAACAAACACAGAAATTCCAACCTGCAGATGGTTCAGTTGACAGTTGCTTGACTTCATGTGAAGGATCTCAAAAGGACCCAGAAATGCAGAATATCGTGATGGGGTTAAGACCATACAATGGTACTACCCAATTATCGGGTTCAAAAGAGAACCTAGAGAGAAGTGAGTTCGAGCGGACTGAACCCATATTATGGTCTGACCAACTAGAAACCAAAACGCTTTGTTCGCCGGTGAGAAATGACACAGGAAGGAGTATTTTCCCGATTCCACGGAGCTCTACTGATGTATCTTTGAGCATTGGAGTTCAAGGAAACATTCGGATCAGCAGTGGCATTTCTGAGGCAGAGGAAAATCTGAAGAAACCAAAAGGGTTTACAATGCCATATTTGAGCTCAAAGCTCGACTTGAATTCCCTTCAAGAGAATGAAGCTTCCAATTGTAGACGCATCGATTTGAACGGTTTCAGCTTAAGCTAA
- the LOC113324449 gene encoding uncharacterized protein LOC113324449 — MVKIFRVIGPSCTEVFKQRLATFQLTGDAHTWWTSASRGLDHATMKWTDFIRMFDNKYFPQSVRNAKDREFLSFQQDNLSVTGAVQCAGELDQDFLDHKRDLEYLKKESKVNRASNVSSGQHGSGKNQQTQNVTQKGDHPGKKRKGYWNQGNRGQKNGGNEGEVVPAEGEALGAKPINFYGFYYKCRERGHKAS, encoded by the exons ATGGTCAAGATTTTTAGGGTCATAGGACCTTCTTGCACAGAAGTATTTAAGCAGAGATTAGCTACCTTTCAGCTCACTGGAGATGCTCATACATGGTGGACTTCAGCTTCACGTGGCTTGGATCATGCCACCATGAAATGGACAGACTTCATTCGTATGTTCGATAACAAGTATTTCCCTCAGAGTGTTCGAAATGCTAAGGACAgagagtttctttcatttcagCAAGATAACTTATCTGTTACGGG GGCTGTTCAATGTGCCGGAGAGCTTGATCAAGATTTTTTGGATCATAAGAGGGATTTGGAGTACCTGAAGAAGGAGAGTAAGGTTAACCGtgcatcaaatgtttcttcaggTCAACATGGAAGTGGTAAGAACCAGCAGACCCAGAATGTCACTCAAAAGGGTGATCATCCAGGGAAGAAAAGGAAGGGATATTGGAATCAAGGGAACCGTGGTCAGAAGAACGGTGGTAATGAAGGGGAAGTAGTGCCAGCTGAGGGCGAGGCTCTTGGTGCCAAACCAATTAACTTTTATGGGTTTTACTATAAATGTCGTGAAAGGGGGCATAAGGCATCATAA